The following coding sequences lie in one Fusarium poae strain DAOMC 252244 chromosome 1, whole genome shotgun sequence genomic window:
- a CDS encoding hypothetical protein (BUSCO:25336at5125), with translation MDQSIIRISKELGDIQKNCDLSIAVACRDVDVRNVKALVMGPHETPYEFGFFEFAIRFHKEYPSKSPTVVCATTNGGRCRFNPNVYSNGKVCLSILGTWRGERGEEWSSAQGLESILLSIQSLLSSNPYENEPGFEDANEESDKNAQKDYVQKIRHETLRISVIQRLEGYLGLSSNGAQQQSNPRVEVEDEDVDETTVPFEPFKDLCKSRFLWYFESYRAAIEKGKSETRPNQVFARMPFESPGNNSMDGKFNYPDLERRLHVIKAAIDAEPLKWAGEGLDAKKRETTVAVNLQHQFEQVVEAFKKSDMPHDVFLENENPFVWVVTYFGRPMTNLDGGLFRIKMNFSVRFPEEQPRVKFETKIFHHRIAEDGTACYTPNPAKREDVRSHIEAIFAILEDDEPAYDPRKIVRPEATKMYWGGGADDKKKYNRLLRRSVQQSVEDFPE, from the exons ATGGACCAGTCCATCATTCGTATCTCCAAG GAACTTGGAGATATCCAGAAGAATTGCGACCTTT CAATCGCCGTGGCATGTCGTGATGTCGATGTTCGCAATGTGAAAGCCTTGGTCATGGGCCCCCACGAGACTCCATATGAATTCGGATTTTTCGAG TTTGCGATCCGGTTTCACAAAG AGTATCCCTCCAAATCACCAACTGTCGTCTGTGCCACCACAAACGGTGGACGTTGCCGCTTCAATCCAAACGTCTACAGCAACGGCAAAGTCTGCCT GTCCATCCTGGG AACATGGCGGGGTGAGCGTGGAGAGGAGTGGTCATCCGCGCAAGGACTGGAGTCGATCTTATTGTCCATCCAAAGTCTCCTCTCCTCCAACCCGTACGAGAACGAACCAGGGTTCGAGGATGCCAACGAAGAGTCCGATAAGAATGCCCAAAAGGACTACGTCCAAAAG ATTCGACATGAGACGCTGCGTATCAGTGTCATCCAACGGCTCGAGGGGTACCTTGGACTCAGCTCTAATGGAGCTCAGCAACAAAGCAACCCTAGAGTAGAGgtggaggatgaagatgtcgATGAAACCACTGTGCCATTCGAACCATTCAAAGATCTGTGCAAAAGTCGATTCCTGTGGTACTTTGAGTCATACCGGGCAGCCATCGAGAAGGGAAAGTCGGAAACGAGACCTAACCAGGTGTTTGCGAGGATGCCCTTTGAGTCTCCTGGCAACAATTCTATGGATGGAAAATTCAACTACCCAGACCTTGAACGCCGTCTGCACGTTATCAAGGCCGCCATCGACGCCGAACCCTTAAAATGGGCCGGAGAGGGTCTGGATGCCAAAAAGCGGGAGACCACTGTTGCTGTGAACCTTCAGCACCAGTTTGAGCAGGTTGTTGAAGCGTTCAAAAAGAGCGATATGCCACACGACGTCTTTCTTGAGAACGAAAACCCTTTTGTCTGGGTAGTGACCTATTTCGGACGCCCTATGACCAACCTCGACGGAGGTCTGTTCAGGATCAAGATGAATTTCAGCGTCCGGTTCCCCGAGGAGCAACCTCGTGTCAAATTTGAGACCAAGATCTTCCACCACCGCATTGCTGAAGACGGCACAGCATGTTATACGCCCAACCCAGCCAAGAGGGAAGACGTGCGGTCACACATTGAGGCTATCTTTGCCATTCTTGAAGACGACGAGCCCGCTTACGACCCTCGCAAGATTGTCCGTCCTGAAGCTACCAAGATGTACTGGGGCGGCGGCGCagacgacaagaagaaaTACAACCGGCTCCTTCGGCGATCAGTCCAGCAGAGCGTGGA GGATTTTCCAGAATAA
- a CDS encoding hypothetical protein (BUSCO:51009at5125), with the protein MPALTINTDNPPSNNPPSPNRPPVSPLTPPLRPTEPEASGSSAAPRPSFTLSQPDQTAIPPPAPQPLDFDANPDVIALKSAISILQIQKQRATTDIQALSRAKDEAEQNPEAFISDLVANKINAPVSDDSNSDGDDADMSEHGPGNKKQDPGEGSSKQRIAAEPPAWRNIPQPQNVVRCPPINWSQYAVVGDSLDKLHNEQVVRPNQGTPATVGANGMYEFRGEGKQERYQGVAAPYAPTQDRLKKKPKSRRS; encoded by the coding sequence ATGCCCGCTCTCACAATCAATACCGACAACCCTCCAAGTAACAATCCTCCTTCACCGAACCGACCGCCAGTTTCTCCTCTTACTCCCCCGCTACGCCCTACCGAACCTGAAGCTTCCGGTTCTAGCGCCGCCCCTCGTCCAAGCTTTACACTCTCGCAGCCTGATCAGACTGCCATACCACCGCCCGCACCTCAACCATTGGATTTTGATGCGAACCCAGATGTAATAGCCCTCAAATCGGCGATATCTATCCTGCAAATACAGAAACAACGTGCTACCACCGATATTCAAGCGCTCAGCCGCGCAAAAGATGAGGCTGAACAAAACCCTGAAGCCTTTATAAGTGACCTTGTCGCGAACAAGATCAATGCGCCCGTCAGCGACGATAGCAACAGCGACGGTGACGATGCAGATATGAGCGAGCATGGTCCGGGAAACAAGAAGCAAGACCCCGGCGAAGGCTCCTCCAAGCAGCGCATCGCTGCCGAACCGCCAGCCTGGAGGAATATTCCTCAGCCACAAAACGTTGTCCGCTGCCCACCCATAAATTGGTCTCAATATGCTGTAGTTGGCGACTCCCTAGATAAATTGCACAACGAACAAGTCGTCCGTCCAAACCAGGGTACGCCGGCAACCGTAGGCGCAAACGGTATGTATGAGTTCAGGGGTGAGGGGAAACAAGAGAGATACCAAGGTGTCGCGGCGCCATATGCTCCAACTCAGGATCGCCTGAAAAAGAAGCCCAAGAGCAGAAGGTCATGA
- a CDS encoding hypothetical protein (TransMembrane:5 (i77-99o111-131i138-156o168-187i218-241o)~BUSCO:24341at5125), translating to MPLFSSPKRDLSQERDPRRSNGSNGAINDPEEGDQIAPDEHTRLLPNRVNSTQAGLLAPDDPAVSPYNLWSIRALRYLTVAFTLITLIFWILLLVSTFVTPPGINTRGSPWFAFGFATWTLVNLIFTLIFFEVPSKSVRILAIFMSGVILLDMVLLLSVQKTRYEEGWVGAISVIWALLTSLWTLLVDRMVKWGKAEEEERLTGRAETRRTLFEWSEVMISTVAYAVMSVAVFLITLTIILRALDAGVPHPGKLHWVDNHKYRIHVYCHGNKTDSKGNELPTVLFEAGERTVEYEFWNFADNAVKNGSISRYCFADRPGYGWSDNAPSPSSAGFVVDTLSEALADAGESGPWVLASAGIGSIYSRVFSARHGDHIKGLLLIDPLHEDLLDDVASPGRGFILWLWGVISPLGLDRIPGAIFRGRTSRDRVYGRSAQQNGKFIFAKLQESLVAGSFTRRDAQTSRQIQDKDTPLVVISSGKHIKNSHTWEKKQRDLTKLTDNLKDWDIVDGAPHEVWSTVEGRKKIEKRLKELVHA from the exons ATGCCACTGTTCTCATCTCCCAAAAGGGACCTGAGCCAGGAACGCGACCCAAGGCGATCGAACGGCTCAAATGGCGCCATCAACGATCCCGAAGAAGGCGATCAGATCGCTCCAGATGAACATACCAGACTACTACCAAACCGCGTCAACTCGACCCAGGCTGGCTTGCTTGCGCCCGATGATCCCGCAGTGTCTCCATACAACCTCTGGAGTATCCGAGCCCTGCGATATTTGACGGTTGCTTTCACCTTGATAACACTCATCTTTTGGATTTTGCTTCTCGTCTCTACCTTTGTGACGCCACCTGGTATCAACACTCGCGGTAGCCCTTGGTTTGCCTTTGGTTTCGCAACATGGACGCTTGTAAATCTCATATTTACCCTCATCTTCTTCGAGGTGCCGTCCAAGTCTGTTAGAATCCTGGCAATTTTTATGTCG GGCGTCATTCTTCTTGACATGGTTCTCCTCTTGTCTGTGCAAAAGACTCGATACGAAGAAGGCTGGGTTGGCGCAATCAGCGTCATCTGGGCCCTACTCACTAGTCTCTGGACTCTGTTGGTTGACCGCATGGTAAAATGGGGcaaggccgaggaggaggaacgcTTGACCGGCCGGGCTGAGACGAGAAGGACCCTGTTTGAATGGTCCGAGGTCATGATCTCAACTGTGGCCTATGCCGTCATGTCGGTCGCTGTCTTTCTCATCACTCTAACCATCATCCTGCGAGCTCTTGATGCAGGTGTGCCACATCCAGGAAAGCTGCACTGGGTCGACAACCACAAATATCGCATCCACGTCTACTGCCACGGCAACAAGACCGACTCAAAGGGCAACGAGCTCCCTACCGTCTTGTTCGAGGCCGGTGAGCGAACTGTCGAATACGAATTCTGGAATTTTGCCGACAATGCCGTTAAGAATGGATCCATCTCGCGATACTGTTTTGCTGACCGCCCTGGCTACGGCTGGTCAGACAACGCGCCCTCCCCCTCATCAGCGGGCTTCGTCGTCGATACTCTTAGCGAAGCTCTGGCTGATGCTGGGGAGAGTGGACCATGGGTTCTTGCCAGTGCCGGTATTGGATCAATCTACTCGAGAGTCTTTTCAGCAAGACACGGAGACCATATCAAAGGCTTACTCCTTATCGACCCTCTACATGAGGATCTACTTGATGATGTCGCATCACCGGGACGCGGATTTATCCTTTGGCTATGGGGTGTTATTTCTCCACTCGGATTGGACCGAATCCCTGGTGCCATCTTTCGCGGACGAACAAGCCGCGACCGAGTATATGGACGATCAGCACAGCAGAACGGTAAATTTATCTTTGCCAAGCTGCAGGAGAGCCTGGTGGCTGGTTCTTTTACTCGGCGAGACGCGCAGACCAGTCGCCAGATTCAAGACAAGGACACGCCGCTTGTTGTAATTAGCTCTGGAAAGCATATCAAGAACAGCCACACGtgggagaagaagcagcGAGATTTGACCAAGCTGACAGATAACTTGAAGGACTGGGACATTGTCGACGGGGCCCCTCACGAAGTCTGGAGCACTGTTGAGGGACGAAAGAAGATCGAGAAGAGACTCAAAGAGCTGGTACATGCTTGA